One segment of Gammaproteobacteria bacterium DNA contains the following:
- a CDS encoding YdcF family protein — MGFYISKFISEWILPPGGLILLLVAGIWLNRRKNAWGTRLIYFATFALFILTLPIASMSLMSIIEPYPAIAPDRLTGQSAQAIVILGGGRSYDAAEYQGDTVSEVTLERLRYGVFIQHKTGLPILVTGGSPLEDRQPEGWLMSETLKQSFQISPQWVEDESVNTAENAIFSNKILKKQGIRRILLVTNAWHMPRAVTIFEAQGLEVVAAPTAFEGFSKKPLTFFDFIPNAKAFLKSYYAIHELLGSFWYAIRY; from the coding sequence GTGGGATTTTATATAAGCAAGTTCATTTCTGAATGGATACTTCCGCCGGGTGGACTGATATTGTTGCTAGTAGCAGGAATTTGGCTGAACCGAAGGAAGAATGCTTGGGGAACACGCCTCATCTACTTTGCGACTTTTGCATTGTTTATACTCACGCTGCCGATTGCATCCATGAGTTTGATGTCCATAATAGAGCCTTACCCTGCAATCGCACCCGATAGACTAACTGGCCAAAGTGCGCAAGCCATCGTCATTCTCGGAGGTGGCCGTAGTTACGACGCGGCGGAATACCAAGGCGATACTGTTTCCGAGGTGACACTGGAACGACTACGTTATGGCGTTTTTATCCAGCACAAAACTGGATTGCCGATTTTAGTAACAGGTGGAAGCCCACTGGAAGACCGGCAACCAGAAGGTTGGCTGATGAGTGAAACACTTAAACAAAGTTTTCAGATTTCGCCCCAGTGGGTGGAAGATGAAAGCGTAAATACAGCCGAAAACGCGATCTTCAGCAATAAGATATTAAAAAAACAAGGAATACGCCGGATTCTACTAGTCACTAATGCCTGGCATATGCCTCGCGCGGTAACAATATTTGAGGCGCAAGGCCTGGAGGTAGTAGCCGCACCAACGGCGTTTGAAGGGTTTAGTAAAAAGCCTCTGACATTTTTTGATTTTATTCCTAACGCGAAGGCGTTTCTCAAAAGCTACTATGCCATACACGAATTGCTTGGAAGTTTCTGGTATGCGATACGCTACTAA
- a CDS encoding phosphatase PAP2 family protein: protein MRYATKQFYVRYLLILFAIHLLVNTAHAEYTAIELGGDIGQVALPVTALLLTLHDNEYDDTKQFLAAYTTTIAITHIGKFAINETRPNGGDHSFPSGHTASAFAGAAYIHSQYGWRAGIPAYLAASFVGWSRVYAKKHWPHDVVAGATLAVGVNYFYRYLFRHELAVGPSYNGKYSGVQFRAAF from the coding sequence ATGCGATACGCTACTAAACAATTTTACGTGCGCTATCTACTAATTTTGTTTGCCATACACCTACTGGTAAACACGGCCCATGCTGAGTATACAGCCATCGAACTCGGCGGTGATATAGGTCAAGTAGCCTTACCTGTCACCGCGTTACTGTTAACACTTCACGACAACGAATACGACGATACCAAGCAATTTTTAGCCGCCTACACCACAACAATAGCGATTACACACATCGGAAAATTTGCAATTAATGAGACACGTCCTAACGGTGGGGATCATTCTTTTCCTTCAGGCCATACAGCGTCCGCTTTCGCAGGGGCAGCGTACATTCATAGCCAATATGGCTGGCGCGCAGGCATTCCGGCATATTTGGCGGCAAGTTTCGTCGGATGGAGTCGCGTCTACGCAAAGAAGCACTGGCCGCATGATGTAGTCGCCGGCGCAACGTTAGCTGTCGGGGTGAATTATTTTTATCGCTATCTATTCAGACACGAGTTAGCCGTCGGTCCCAGCTATAACGGAAAATACAGCGGAGTACAGTTTCGAGCGGCATTCTAG
- a CDS encoding response regulator has protein sequence MKALIVDDDSFIRQVLRMILSELSIEVVHESFSVKDADISIKSHQADVVFLDIMLPDGSGLDLIEPARKALPNAKILMISGNATQEKVKEAVDKGASGFIVKPFNANVVVKNIANALKIDLPPEYS, from the coding sequence GTGAAAGCGCTTATTGTAGACGATGATAGCTTTATCCGGCAGGTACTACGAATGATTCTGTCAGAACTCTCGATAGAGGTCGTACACGAGTCCTTTTCAGTTAAGGATGCCGACATTTCGATAAAAAGTCATCAAGCGGATGTCGTGTTCCTGGACATTATGTTGCCGGATGGTAGCGGCCTGGATTTGATTGAGCCAGCCAGAAAAGCTTTGCCCAACGCAAAAATATTGATGATTAGCGGTAATGCTACACAAGAGAAAGTCAAGGAAGCTGTGGATAAAGGCGCAAGTGGTTTCATCGTTAAGCCGTTTAACGCAAATGTAGTCGTTAAGAATATTGCCAATGCACTGAAAATAGATTTGCCCCCTGAGTATAGTTAA
- a CDS encoding LysM peptidoglycan-binding domain-containing protein has product MSDRMLICAILVVGVILMACTKATTPTQPEQAIAAAEPPEQAPIKKLEEIVEPAIEVVETKIEIESEPKTSRYLVKKGDSLWKIAAKLDVYGDALKWPLIFQSNVARVKDPDLIKPGMVLTIQHNHSGNMAELAIKHAKKRGVWKLGKTEKSDLAFLQNMQ; this is encoded by the coding sequence ATGTCTGACAGGATGCTTATCTGCGCGATCCTTGTGGTTGGAGTAATATTGATGGCCTGCACGAAGGCTACAACGCCCACACAGCCTGAACAAGCAATTGCTGCAGCCGAGCCGCCTGAACAGGCCCCCATTAAAAAGCTTGAGGAAATCGTCGAGCCAGCGATTGAAGTCGTGGAGACTAAAATTGAAATTGAGTCGGAGCCTAAAACCAGTCGGTATCTGGTAAAAAAAGGCGATTCATTATGGAAGATCGCTGCAAAACTTGATGTCTATGGCGACGCCTTGAAATGGCCACTAATTTTTCAGAGTAATGTTGCCAGAGTAAAGGATCCAGATTTGATTAAGCCGGGTATGGTGTTGACTATTCAACATAACCATAGCGGTAATATGGCTGAACTTGCTATAAAGCATGCAAAAAAACGTGGTGTCTGGAAACTTGGAAAGACAGAAAAGTCTGACCTGGCTTTCTTGCAGAACATGCAATAA
- a CDS encoding response regulator yields the protein MKRLALLTLILVVSLAGIFLLMRQVVIENIKASTSQTMRIAEDGFKRKVVEWQSDLQFLARHESAIRIAARTVPRSQVTRNARNVEDYFRQFLKLRKQFVKSVRLVDRYGRERIVVDENGPSRHFMNVEKDAFFQRGMAQRPFESVGTLVFDGEKTNFEFTIPLMADGFSVGVISLGLDISAIADYFTSFGESFKFNHVYVIDEQANIIFQKAFEVREESRPEKTAKKVYLSFVNEATDVPVLESDGAIWAYLNSDAFKFSFLLEMENDLLMQRVLDKFIPAGSLFLVAAIFLIVFRNKRKRYVRKGSLVVPDVNMRKGGSGKNTGNDASVRLKDLANISHEIRTPLNNVLGMLSLLRISRLDNKQKEYLDLATRYSEWILELLNEITDFSALKKGKLKLDKIEFNIRQTIKDVTEILSVEAYKKGLDIVSLVNAEVPERVIGDPTRLRQILVNLIGNGVKFTEHGDISVNVTLEKLKDGKATVRIEVTDTGVGIDAEIAHTVFTEFEKTEIIPEGENTGVGLGLSITKQLVEMMGGKIGFRENSLGGSTFWLTLPLKVANSIEHVLAKGKLNGLTAFMLGENASNRKSIASALSNWGVSCDTSGNFESALSILSRSKQSNRPYDILILDISISSATDKAFELVRHMREDVNIQNIQVLLLTSHGIPGDSMVAKDLGIRAYLTKPINRSDLKKALLELRRELPDSYSNELVTRHSLREQDENTPVALVVENNRTYQKLIVGMLARLGVVADLAENEKEAFEAIKSRSYGLLLVDYQLPDVPVLEFVQRVKGYEARLSSSKKENQDERALGTPVVLLSTQLSERDTEACMRAGTDDILSKPINIDRLANLLCKWDLIEADVFGQTEMVG from the coding sequence TTGAAAAGATTAGCATTACTCACATTGATCCTGGTTGTCTCTTTGGCAGGTATTTTTCTGCTTATGCGGCAAGTGGTGATTGAGAATATTAAAGCCAGCACCTCGCAAACCATGCGGATTGCCGAGGATGGCTTTAAGCGCAAGGTTGTTGAGTGGCAGTCAGATCTGCAATTTCTGGCGCGTCATGAATCCGCAATACGCATTGCCGCGCGTACCGTGCCTCGAAGCCAGGTAACGCGTAACGCACGTAATGTGGAAGACTATTTCCGTCAATTCCTCAAATTGCGCAAACAATTCGTCAAAAGCGTTCGTCTGGTCGACCGGTACGGCCGTGAACGGATAGTTGTTGATGAAAATGGCCCCTCCAGACATTTCATGAATGTGGAGAAAGATGCCTTCTTTCAGCGCGGGATGGCACAACGGCCTTTTGAATCCGTAGGTACGTTGGTATTTGACGGCGAAAAAACGAATTTTGAATTCACCATTCCGCTGATGGCAGACGGATTTTCCGTTGGCGTTATCAGTCTTGGATTGGATATATCAGCGATTGCCGACTACTTTACCTCTTTTGGTGAAAGCTTCAAATTTAATCATGTGTACGTCATAGATGAACAAGCCAATATTATTTTCCAAAAAGCATTCGAGGTACGCGAAGAAAGTCGTCCTGAAAAAACGGCGAAGAAGGTCTATCTTAGCTTTGTGAACGAAGCGACAGATGTGCCAGTGTTAGAGTCGGATGGCGCTATTTGGGCCTATCTAAACAGTGACGCATTCAAATTTTCGTTTCTCCTGGAAATGGAAAATGATTTGCTTATGCAACGTGTTCTGGATAAGTTTATTCCGGCCGGCTCCCTATTCCTAGTTGCAGCAATCTTTCTGATAGTGTTTCGTAATAAGCGGAAACGATATGTGCGAAAAGGTTCGCTGGTAGTCCCAGATGTCAATATGCGTAAAGGTGGTAGTGGAAAGAATACCGGAAATGACGCAAGTGTAAGGCTGAAAGATTTGGCAAATATCAGTCACGAAATTCGTACCCCGCTGAATAATGTTCTTGGAATGTTGTCATTGTTGCGGATATCTCGTCTGGACAACAAGCAGAAAGAGTATCTTGATCTGGCGACTCGTTACAGTGAATGGATACTAGAGCTACTGAACGAGATTACTGACTTCTCAGCTTTGAAAAAAGGAAAGCTCAAACTCGACAAAATCGAATTCAATATACGTCAAACTATAAAAGATGTAACAGAAATTCTTTCGGTAGAAGCATACAAAAAAGGACTGGATATTGTAAGTCTGGTGAATGCAGAGGTTCCAGAAAGAGTAATTGGTGATCCCACAAGATTGCGCCAGATTCTGGTTAACCTAATCGGAAATGGCGTGAAATTTACTGAACACGGCGACATCTCTGTCAATGTTACGCTCGAAAAACTCAAAGATGGCAAGGCAACGGTTAGAATAGAAGTAACCGACACCGGTGTAGGAATCGACGCGGAGATAGCGCACACCGTATTTACCGAATTTGAAAAAACAGAAATCATTCCCGAAGGAGAAAACACCGGCGTTGGTCTGGGTCTTAGCATAACCAAACAACTGGTGGAGATGATGGGGGGTAAGATTGGATTTCGTGAAAACTCGCTAGGTGGAAGCACATTCTGGCTAACCCTGCCTTTGAAAGTTGCAAATTCTATAGAACACGTTTTGGCTAAAGGCAAGTTAAATGGGCTAACGGCCTTCATGCTTGGAGAAAATGCGAGCAATCGAAAGAGTATTGCGTCGGCTCTTAGTAATTGGGGTGTGAGTTGTGACACGAGCGGCAATTTTGAAAGCGCACTTTCCATTCTGAGTCGATCGAAACAAAGTAATAGACCATATGACATTCTCATTCTCGATATTTCAATTAGCTCTGCTACGGACAAAGCTTTTGAACTAGTGAGACATATGAGGGAAGACGTCAACATACAAAATATCCAAGTGCTTCTCTTGACGTCGCATGGGATACCCGGTGACAGCATGGTTGCGAAGGACTTAGGTATCCGCGCCTATCTGACAAAGCCAATTAATCGAAGCGATCTGAAAAAAGCACTTCTGGAACTGCGTAGAGAGTTGCCGGATTCATATAGCAATGAGCTTGTAACAAGACATAGTTTGCGCGAACAGGACGAAAACACGCCGGTCGCATTGGTTGTCGAAAATAATCGTACTTATCAAAAGTTGATTGTAGGTATGTTGGCTCGTCTTGGCGTAGTGGCAGATTTGGCTGAAAACGAAAAAGAGGCGTTTGAGGCGATTAAGTCCCGTAGCTATGGTCTGTTACTGGTGGACTATCAGTTGCCAGACGTGCCAGTACTTGAGTTTGTTCAGCGCGTAAAAGGCTACGAGGCACGCCTGTCTAGTTCGAAAAAAGAAAATCAGGATGAACGTGCGTTGGGAACTCCTGTTGTGCTCCTAAGTACCCAACTTAGCGAGCGAGATACTGAAGCTTGTATGAGGGCAGGAACAGACGACATTTTGTCTAAGCCAATTAATATTGATCGACTCGCCAATTTACTGTGCAAATGGGATTTAATCGAAGCGGACGTGTTTGGGCAAACAGAAATGGTTGGATAG
- a CDS encoding FAD-dependent oxidoreductase, with the protein MRSNILIVGGGIAGLTSAIALSRMGAEVTVVEKRTEWNLDGAGIMLQSNALAILDALGLGDAIRSSGCVLPGVELRDQKGRILLGAASSKLGEIVSIHRGKLHQVLLNSCAGVTLKLGVQIQSLETQENDYVTVAFKDGFTCDYDLVLGADGLHSQIRDFILGKESTKQFRYSDQVCWRLVVPNIYKQQNALEMWGVEKRVGLIPLADNLLYMFLVKSDPQFDFTLRQELPLRPEEFANFSLHTEDLLKYAVQTEQKILFNALGDLPLEWGSQNVILIGDAAHAMTPNMGQGAAMAFEDVAALVESYRVSGKGQLINGISRCRTKRVNLFRERSYSFGRLAHAQNGMVRAIRNGIIKMTPANIAARSLEGLYKPGIQAGIKLGQALKPASSIV; encoded by the coding sequence ATGCGTTCAAACATACTCATCGTTGGTGGCGGTATTGCAGGGCTCACATCCGCTATTGCGCTGAGTCGTATGGGTGCTGAGGTCACTGTTGTTGAAAAAAGAACGGAATGGAATCTCGATGGCGCGGGAATTATGCTCCAGTCAAATGCGTTGGCGATTCTCGATGCACTGGGTTTAGGAGACGCTATTCGGTCGTCAGGTTGTGTGTTACCCGGTGTGGAATTACGCGATCAAAAAGGTCGCATACTACTGGGCGCAGCGAGTTCAAAATTGGGCGAAATCGTGTCGATTCACCGAGGAAAACTGCACCAAGTTTTGTTGAATTCCTGTGCTGGCGTAACGCTTAAGCTTGGCGTTCAAATACAATCGCTGGAAACGCAAGAAAACGACTATGTAACAGTCGCATTTAAAGATGGTTTCACATGTGATTATGATCTCGTTCTTGGAGCAGATGGTCTACATTCGCAAATACGTGACTTTATCCTCGGTAAGGAATCGACTAAGCAATTCCGTTATTCTGACCAGGTGTGCTGGCGCTTAGTCGTGCCTAACATATATAAGCAACAAAACGCGCTGGAAATGTGGGGCGTTGAAAAAAGAGTCGGTTTAATTCCTTTGGCTGATAATCTACTGTATATGTTTTTAGTGAAAAGCGATCCGCAATTTGACTTTACCCTTCGCCAGGAATTACCACTGCGTCCTGAAGAATTTGCAAATTTTTCGTTACACACCGAAGATCTCTTGAAATATGCAGTACAAACAGAACAAAAAATACTTTTTAATGCGCTCGGAGATTTACCCTTGGAATGGGGGAGCCAAAATGTCATTCTGATTGGTGATGCTGCACACGCAATGACACCAAATATGGGGCAAGGCGCGGCAATGGCGTTTGAAGATGTTGCAGCCCTGGTTGAATCCTATCGTGTTAGTGGAAAAGGACAATTGATTAACGGTATATCCCGCTGCCGAACAAAGCGAGTGAACTTGTTTCGTGAGCGTTCCTACTCTTTTGGGCGCTTGGCACACGCGCAAAACGGGATGGTTAGAGCAATACGTAACGGGATTATCAAGATGACTCCTGCAAACATCGCAGCGCGATCTTTAGAAGGCTTATATAAGCCTGGAATTCAGGCGGGCATTAAGCTTGGACAGGCTTTGAAACCCGCGAGTTCTATCGTCTAG
- a CDS encoding DnaJ domain-containing protein — translation MHSVVKPLCRNLEIILRENPRGISEYELISKLKAQGLFSHEPEVGGHLQLFRVHFLLFHCLYLLDQELTCQKKGRLEISVLKIRLDDTMAQSTDLGFHDPLRDYYLDISNLHDTSAEEVESLLGKFWDTFSRLEGRQAALEVLGLVDPVDNVEITECYRRLAATHHPDRGGNKSRLQEINFAYRQLIQKSTSS, via the coding sequence ATGCACTCAGTCGTAAAGCCCCTATGCCGCAACTTAGAAATCATTCTACGTGAAAACCCACGAGGGATTAGCGAATATGAATTGATCTCCAAGTTGAAAGCGCAAGGTTTATTTTCCCATGAACCTGAAGTTGGTGGGCATCTCCAATTATTTCGCGTTCACTTTCTACTTTTTCATTGTCTTTACTTGCTAGACCAGGAGCTTACTTGTCAAAAAAAGGGCCGACTGGAAATCAGCGTTCTGAAAATTCGACTAGATGACACGATGGCACAGTCTACCGATTTGGGATTTCACGATCCGTTGCGGGATTACTATCTCGACATTTCCAATCTACACGATACGAGTGCAGAGGAGGTCGAGTCTCTATTAGGTAAATTCTGGGATACATTCTCGCGCCTGGAAGGCAGACAAGCGGCGCTCGAAGTCCTCGGCCTGGTTGACCCTGTAGACAACGTGGAGATTACTGAATGTTATCGCCGTCTAGCAGCCACCCATCATCCAGATCGTGGTGGCAACAAAAGTCGACTACAAGAAATCAATTTTGCCTATCGACAACTCATTCAAAAAAGCACGTCCTCGTAA